A single Ketogulonicigenium vulgare WSH-001 DNA region contains:
- a CDS encoding rhamnan synthesis F family protein: protein MQASSKLWREICRVKKQTSGLFHYFGGNLRRRRYDIERAQNVTVLEGQCGPQREMAVVLLFQPDGLLDSSLLTLTELNALGIGCVVVSNAPLSLDDRNALLQHSYLVIERPNVGYDFGGYREGVLTLMARKLPIDALYLMNDSIWFPVHDAKDTIAACRATNADLYGLHMSTVSRHKSRSYVQSYFLRFSHKILSSKSFMRYWEKLHLIDNKSTVVRYHEWHLAQYFIKRGFSIDALVHSRDLISTIMNITDADEMRLMLEHQSAICPKEAKYIRPVLARSKDALEARDRLMDDIKARKIFVTLTTVHPILLLRMKLPFLKKMRRGDFASQRAALIVLGLTKGFNPAVRAEIANWDSRRPEYRDTVKLASL, encoded by the coding sequence GTGCAAGCAAGCTCAAAGCTATGGCGCGAGATCTGCCGCGTTAAAAAACAAACCTCCGGTCTTTTCCATTATTTTGGCGGAAACCTGCGCCGTCGTCGCTATGATATCGAGCGCGCGCAGAACGTCACCGTCCTTGAAGGGCAATGTGGGCCTCAGCGCGAAATGGCGGTTGTGCTGTTATTCCAACCCGATGGCCTGCTGGACTCAAGTCTTCTCACATTGACCGAGCTGAACGCCCTGGGCATCGGCTGTGTCGTCGTGTCGAACGCACCGCTTAGCTTAGACGACCGCAACGCTCTTTTGCAGCACAGCTATCTTGTGATTGAACGCCCCAATGTGGGGTATGATTTCGGCGGTTATCGCGAGGGTGTTCTGACCCTGATGGCCCGCAAACTGCCGATTGATGCGCTTTATCTGATGAATGACAGCATCTGGTTCCCGGTACACGACGCAAAAGATACGATTGCCGCCTGCCGCGCGACCAATGCTGATCTTTATGGCCTGCATATGAGCACCGTATCGCGCCATAAATCGCGCAGCTATGTGCAGTCCTATTTTCTTCGCTTTTCACATAAAATTCTTAGCAGTAAATCTTTCATGCGGTATTGGGAAAAGCTGCATTTGATTGACAATAAAAGCACCGTCGTGCGCTATCATGAATGGCATCTGGCGCAATATTTTATAAAGCGCGGCTTTAGTATTGATGCTTTGGTGCATAGCCGTGATCTGATCTCGACAATTATGAATATTACGGATGCAGACGAGATGCGGCTTATGCTGGAACATCAATCTGCAATCTGCCCAAAAGAAGCAAAGTATATCCGTCCTGTTTTGGCGCGCAGTAAAGACGCGCTTGAGGCGCGCGATAGGTTAATGGACGACATCAAGGCCAGAAAGATCTTTGTTACCCTAACAACAGTTCATCCGATTCTTTTATTGCGTATGAAACTGCCTTTTTTAAAGAAAATGAGGCGTGGTGACTTTGCAAGCCAACGCGCGGCGCTGATCGTCCTTGGCCTGACCAAAGGCTTCAACCCGGCTGTGCGCGCCGAGATTGCCAATTGGGACTCGCGCAGGCCAGAATATCGCGATACGGTCAAGCTCGCCTCATTGTGA
- a CDS encoding ABC transporter ATP-binding protein, with amino-acid sequence MSRFVKDDVDGNVVKRLLQYGVATQGRYYAIGILAMVIVATSAGLTAWSMEMIINAMSNPNDRAQLATVSMMVVGIFALRGIGAYVQAVAMAKAGNGIIADQQRNIFNKLMEQGVDFFNLRESSDTLMRVTQSAQAARGLIDIIATSAVRDSLTLISLLVVMVYQQPVLTLAAMTVGPMAFLMLRTLVRRVRDVTSRQMMSLAEILRVLQETSAGIRIVKIFALEDLMRGRMSAAVRAVEKRSNAVTRLESITMPVMDILAGLTIAGILWLSTWNIVGGADGASAGQLMSFITAMLMCYDPARRLSQMRVRAEAMLVGVRMLFDLIDMKTSLNENPDGPALKPGPAHIRLEDVTFAYGERKVLQNVDMDIPAGQLTAIVGLSGAGKSTVMNLIMRLYDPTEGKVTIDAQDISGLRASSLRRALAYVGQDTFLFSTSILENIRYARPDASDDDVKAAAEAAFAHEFIIALPQGYQTQVGENGAFLSGGQRQRISIARAFLKNASILLLDEATSALDAISEEKIRDAVQVLGRGRTRVAITHRLSTIMAADLVYVMEDGRVIESGSVDALLRADGPFKDLYDKQFG; translated from the coding sequence ATGAGCCGTTTTGTCAAAGACGATGTCGATGGCAATGTGGTGAAGCGACTCTTGCAATATGGTGTTGCCACACAGGGAAGATATTACGCGATCGGCATTCTGGCGATGGTTATTGTCGCTACGAGTGCGGGCCTGACAGCGTGGTCGATGGAGATGATCATCAATGCGATGAGCAATCCTAACGATCGCGCGCAACTGGCGACGGTGTCGATGATGGTGGTCGGCATTTTTGCCCTGCGCGGCATCGGGGCCTATGTGCAGGCCGTCGCCATGGCCAAGGCCGGCAACGGCATCATCGCGGATCAACAGCGCAATATTTTCAATAAGCTGATGGAGCAGGGTGTCGATTTCTTTAACCTGCGCGAATCCTCGGACACGCTGATGCGGGTGACACAAAGCGCGCAGGCGGCGCGTGGCCTGATTGATATTATCGCCACCTCGGCGGTGCGCGATTCGCTGACGCTGATTTCGTTGTTGGTGGTGATGGTCTATCAGCAGCCGGTGTTGACGCTGGCCGCGATGACGGTCGGACCGATGGCGTTTTTAATGCTCCGCACGCTGGTGCGGCGCGTGCGTGACGTCACTTCGCGCCAGATGATGTCACTGGCCGAGATTTTGCGTGTGCTGCAGGAAACGTCGGCTGGAATCCGTATCGTTAAGATCTTCGCATTGGAAGATTTGATGCGTGGCCGCATGAGCGCCGCGGTACGTGCGGTTGAAAAACGCTCGAATGCTGTCACACGGTTGGAATCGATCACCATGCCCGTGATGGATATTCTTGCGGGTCTGACAATCGCCGGGATTTTGTGGCTGTCGACGTGGAATATTGTGGGCGGCGCCGATGGCGCATCCGCAGGTCAGTTGATGTCATTTATCACCGCGATGCTGATGTGCTACGATCCGGCGCGCCGCTTGTCGCAAATGCGCGTTCGCGCCGAGGCGATGCTGGTCGGCGTGCGCATGTTGTTCGACCTGATCGATATGAAAACCAGCCTGAACGAGAACCCGGATGGCCCTGCGCTGAAGCCGGGTCCCGCGCATATCCGGCTTGAGGATGTGACCTTCGCCTATGGCGAGCGTAAGGTGCTGCAAAATGTCGATATGGACATTCCTGCGGGCCAGTTGACCGCGATTGTGGGCCTCTCGGGCGCAGGCAAATCGACCGTGATGAACCTGATCATGCGTCTATATGATCCCACCGAGGGCAAGGTCACCATTGATGCGCAGGACATCAGCGGGCTGCGGGCATCGTCGCTGCGACGCGCGCTGGCCTATGTCGGCCAAGATACGTTCCTGTTCTCGACCTCGATCCTGGAAAACATCCGCTATGCGCGCCCCGATGCCAGTGACGACGACGTCAAGGCCGCGGCCGAGGCGGCTTTCGCGCATGAATTCATCATCGCACTGCCCCAAGGCTATCAAACCCAAGTGGGTGAAAATGGCGCCTTCTTGTCGGGTGGCCAGCGGCAGCGCATCTCGATCGCGCGGGCATTCTTGAAAAATGCCTCTATCCTGCTGCTGGACGAGGCAACCAGCGCGCTGGATGCGATTTCGGAAGAAAAGATCCGCGATGCTGTGCAGGTTCTGGGTCGTGGCCGCACGCGTGTTGCGATCACGCACCGTCTGTCGACGATCATGGCCGCCGATCTGGTCTATGTGATGGAGGACGGCCGCGTCATTGAAAGCGGCAGCGTGGATGCGCTGCTGCGCGCGGATGGGCCGTTCAAGGACCTTTACGACAAGCAGTTCGGCTAA
- a CDS encoding glycosyl transferase encodes MKGQASDRPVTRRLIRLGFQLLRGRAHWQDTFPGLRIDRASGEIRYFGRKVGQLVPAALPSIDAVHIIGSGPSLAGQNLTALPPACTILLNGAISLADQLHPAAVFVEDERFVFRHFSMLSRLDPAVPLALSAAVIRAILQRDDGFLQGRRVMLIDNLLKPVHHLRRRAVSAGVDGTGLVSLDPEQGVMIAGSVACTALQFALAAQPKVIGFAGIDLSNANAPRFYESADSRAPSGIVSGLPRLLAFFAAARDVAQERGIALRCYSARSALLEIGYPYDDLLDQPRL; translated from the coding sequence ATGAAGGGGCAGGCCTCGGATCGACCCGTCACGCGGCGGCTGATCAGGCTGGGGTTTCAGCTGTTGCGCGGTCGTGCGCATTGGCAGGACACGTTTCCGGGGCTGCGCATCGACCGCGCATCTGGCGAGATCCGCTATTTCGGACGCAAGGTGGGGCAGCTTGTGCCGGCTGCGCTGCCTTCGATTGACGCCGTGCATATTATCGGTTCGGGCCCGTCGCTTGCCGGGCAAAACCTGACCGCGCTGCCGCCGGCGTGCACCATTTTACTGAATGGCGCCATAAGCCTAGCGGATCAACTGCACCCGGCCGCGGTCTTTGTCGAGGATGAGCGCTTTGTCTTTCGCCATTTTTCGATGCTGTCGCGGCTTGATCCCGCTGTGCCACTTGCGCTGTCAGCTGCGGTGATCCGCGCGATATTGCAGCGGGATGATGGCTTTTTGCAGGGCCGCCGGGTGATGCTGATCGATAATCTGCTAAAGCCAGTGCATCACCTGCGTCGCCGCGCGGTGTCTGCGGGCGTAGATGGCACAGGACTGGTGTCGCTGGACCCTGAGCAGGGGGTCATGATCGCGGGGTCCGTCGCTTGTACGGCGCTGCAATTCGCGCTGGCGGCGCAGCCCAAGGTGATCGGTTTTGCCGGAATTGATCTGTCGAACGCCAATGCGCCGCGTTTTTACGAAAGTGCCGACAGCCGCGCGCCCTCGGGTATTGTCAGTGGTTTGCCGCGCCTTTTGGCGTTTTTTGCCGCCGCGCGTGATGTTGCGCAAGAACGGGGGATCGCGCTGCGCTGCTACAGCGCGCGCTCGGCCTTGTTAGAGATCGGCTACCCCTATGACGACCTGCTGGACCAGCCGCGCCTTTAG
- a CDS encoding phosphomannomutase: protein MVPKFGTSGLRGRADALTADCITAYIQAFVAACPIGNGVFVARDLRESAPRIAKDVIAALRQTGITVTDCGCAMTPALALASSRAGAAAIMVTGSHIPAAYNGLKFYTPMGEITKIDEAAILAALGGPAITRPLGPLRYTDISAAYRTRYTTAFGTAALVGRRVGVWSHSAVGRDDLIAILRALGAEVVEFGRADHFIAVDTEAVTDTTRARLRAAARMYRLDAILSMDGDGDRPLMTDAGGTLIAGDILGQITARALGATSVVTPISSNTGVEALDLHVLRTRIGSPYVIAGMQAQPRAIGYEANGGVLLGYDAQCAGPLPALMTRDSLLPMLVALIAAAGGTLAARVRAEPARFTASGLLPDIDPCAAQRLIADLQADSRAFLAPFGLEPAYINRMDGLRITALCGQILHIRPSGNAPELRLYTEAASPRSAARLLKAGLQHLKARLVQQVVIGVADL from the coding sequence ATGGTGCCAAAATTTGGCACATCAGGCTTACGCGGTCGGGCGGATGCGCTGACGGCAGACTGCATCACGGCCTATATACAGGCCTTTGTGGCCGCCTGCCCGATCGGCAACGGCGTCTTTGTCGCGCGGGATCTGCGCGAGAGCGCGCCGCGCATCGCCAAAGATGTCATCGCAGCGCTGCGCCAAACGGGAATCACAGTGACAGATTGCGGCTGCGCGATGACGCCCGCGCTTGCGCTTGCATCCTCTAGGGCGGGCGCTGCGGCCATCATGGTAACCGGCAGCCACATTCCCGCAGCTTACAACGGGCTGAAATTCTATACGCCTATGGGCGAAATCACCAAAATTGACGAAGCTGCGATCCTTGCTGCATTGGGCGGGCCCGCGATCACGCGCCCGCTGGGGCCGCTGCGCTATACTGATATCAGCGCCGCCTATCGGACCCGCTATACCACCGCCTTCGGGACAGCGGCCCTCGTCGGGCGCCGCGTTGGCGTCTGGTCACATTCCGCTGTCGGGCGTGATGATCTGATCGCAATCCTGCGCGCGCTTGGTGCAGAGGTGGTCGAATTTGGCCGCGCGGATCACTTCATCGCCGTCGATACCGAAGCGGTCACCGACACTACGCGCGCGCGACTGCGCGCAGCCGCACGGATGTATCGGCTGGATGCGATCCTCTCGATGGATGGTGACGGCGATCGGCCATTGATGACAGATGCAGGCGGCACGCTGATTGCGGGCGATATATTGGGCCAGATCACCGCCCGCGCACTGGGGGCGACAAGCGTGGTCACGCCAATCTCGTCAAATACCGGGGTCGAGGCACTCGACTTGCACGTGCTGCGCACACGGATCGGCTCACCCTATGTGATCGCTGGGATGCAAGCGCAGCCCCGCGCCATCGGGTACGAGGCGAACGGCGGCGTCTTACTGGGATATGACGCCCAATGCGCGGGGCCACTGCCTGCGCTGATGACACGCGACAGCCTGTTGCCGATGCTGGTGGCGCTGATCGCGGCAGCGGGTGGAACGCTGGCCGCGCGGGTCAGGGCAGAGCCCGCGCGCTTTACCGCAAGCGGCCTTCTGCCCGATATAGATCCCTGTGCGGCGCAAAGACTGATTGCTGATCTGCAGGCCGACAGCCGGGCTTTCCTTGCGCCATTCGGGCTTGAACCCGCATATATCAACAGGATGGACGGGCTGCGTATCACCGCGCTATGTGGCCAGATCCTGCACATACGCCCCTCTGGCAATGCCCCAGAATTACGCCTTTATACCGAGGCAGCCAGCCCCCGTAGCGCGGCACGATTGTTAAAGGCTGGCTTGCAGCACCTAAAGGCGCGGCTGGTCCAGCAGGTCGTCATAGGGGTAGCCGATCTCTAA